The following proteins are co-located in the Nocardioides piscis genome:
- the recC gene encoding exodeoxyribonuclease V subunit gamma, protein MTLHVHVAERTDVLADGLADMLATPLADPFAREVVVVPARGVERWLTQRLSHRLGVGPRAGDGVCAGVDFVTPGSLVSMLLDRTSEDPWQPEQLAWPLLETIDSVMGAPGFADLTAHLGGGDAGDDRSNRRYAVARRLAGLFSSYAVQRPGLIADWREGRDTDGTGATLDGDLLWQAELWRRLLGRIEADPPDVRHTQTLERLRSGDGADLDLPPRLSLFGHTRLPETEVALLEALAALRDVHLWLPQASATLWRSLEPTTQGGPVPRADDRSAGLVDHPLLGSLGRDSRELRRTLGLNPSEALADTSPPADTLLGWLQADLRANATPSPAVRAGRTRRDSSIQIHACHGAARQVDVLREVLVGLLADDPSLEPRDILVMCPDIEAYAPLISAGFGLADITDQGGGGRDGHPAHQLRVRLADRALGATNPLLGVAAQLVELVHGRLSATQVLDVAGAEPVRARFGLGDDELERITQWVGEAEIRWGYDAEHRAPYGLGSLDSNTWAAGLRRVLLGAAMSGLDHRQVGGALPVDDVSDSDLETAGRFAELIDRLHTFLAAAEAARTVTDWTSALASGVHALTWTPPSEVWQVAQLDRELSRISAGAADRDTLLRQSDVRALLQQRLRGRPTRSNFRTGTLTVCTMVPMRSVPHRVVCLVGLDDGVFPRATTIDGDDVLARRPRTGERDARSEDRQLLLDAIGAATETLVITYTGRGEHNGAERPPAVPLGELIDALDRTAAAPVRDHVVTHHPLQPFDESNLVPGRLRGTTPFTFDRSALAGARAARRERVAVRELVPTPLAPPVPTATDVSLADLHDFFRHPVQGFLRRRLRVTKPADASEVKDSIPIMLDNLEQWAVGDHLATAVLGGADAGAVFEALRVSGQLPPGALGRAVLEDIKKKAGPLVLAARALQVGPVRTLDLDIDLGDRRLTGTVGDVFGNNLVAVSFSNLGAKHRLAAWLDSLALAAAHPDENWTAHTIGKHRSGGQIAMIRPLPQHEARDWLRDLVAIYEAGLCEPLPLPVKTSLAWAEEFRRVQSGTDGDPDAKARAEWETPRFNDSGFPKEDADVWHVRAFGHHGDYALLAAPLRPHETGPAPHRLGHYACRLWSPLIGSGDTAGTEQIRGI, encoded by the coding sequence ATGACCCTGCACGTCCACGTCGCCGAGCGGACCGACGTCCTGGCCGACGGGCTGGCGGACATGCTCGCGACCCCGCTGGCCGACCCGTTCGCGCGCGAGGTCGTCGTCGTGCCGGCGCGCGGCGTGGAGAGGTGGCTCACCCAGCGCCTCTCACACCGGCTCGGCGTCGGGCCGCGGGCCGGCGACGGGGTCTGCGCCGGGGTCGACTTCGTGACTCCCGGCTCCCTGGTCTCGATGCTCCTCGACCGCACGAGCGAAGACCCCTGGCAGCCCGAGCAGCTGGCCTGGCCGCTGCTCGAGACCATCGACTCGGTGATGGGCGCCCCCGGCTTCGCAGACCTGACCGCCCACCTCGGCGGCGGTGACGCAGGTGACGACCGGTCGAACCGACGTTATGCCGTGGCCCGCAGGCTGGCCGGGCTCTTCAGCTCCTATGCCGTCCAGCGCCCCGGCCTCATCGCCGACTGGCGCGAGGGTCGCGACACCGACGGCACGGGCGCGACCCTCGACGGCGACCTGCTGTGGCAGGCCGAGCTGTGGCGACGACTGCTCGGGCGGATCGAAGCCGATCCGCCCGACGTCCGGCACACACAGACCCTCGAGAGGCTGCGCTCCGGTGACGGCGCCGACCTCGACCTCCCGCCACGACTCTCGCTCTTCGGCCACACCAGGCTGCCCGAGACCGAGGTCGCCCTGCTCGAGGCGCTGGCAGCGCTGCGAGACGTCCACCTCTGGCTCCCGCAGGCGTCGGCGACCTTGTGGCGCTCGCTCGAGCCGACCACCCAAGGAGGACCGGTTCCCCGCGCCGACGACAGGTCCGCCGGCCTGGTCGACCATCCGCTGCTCGGATCGCTGGGCCGCGACTCCCGCGAGCTGCGACGCACCCTCGGGCTCAACCCCTCCGAGGCCTTGGCCGACACCTCGCCCCCCGCAGACACCCTGCTCGGCTGGCTCCAGGCCGACCTGCGCGCCAACGCCACCCCGTCGCCCGCCGTCCGGGCCGGCCGCACCCGACGTGACAGCTCCATCCAGATCCACGCGTGTCACGGCGCGGCCCGGCAGGTCGACGTGCTCCGGGAGGTCCTCGTCGGGCTCCTCGCCGACGACCCCAGCCTCGAGCCGCGAGACATCCTGGTCATGTGTCCAGACATCGAGGCCTACGCCCCGCTGATCTCGGCCGGCTTCGGCCTGGCAGACATCACCGACCAGGGGGGTGGCGGCCGGGACGGACACCCGGCCCACCAGCTGCGAGTGCGCCTGGCCGACCGCGCGCTCGGTGCCACCAACCCACTGCTCGGCGTCGCAGCCCAGCTGGTCGAGCTGGTGCACGGCCGGTTGAGTGCCACCCAGGTGCTCGACGTGGCGGGTGCCGAGCCCGTGCGCGCGCGGTTCGGCCTCGGCGACGACGAGCTCGAGCGCATCACCCAGTGGGTCGGCGAAGCGGAGATCCGGTGGGGCTACGACGCCGAGCACCGAGCGCCATACGGACTGGGGAGCCTCGACTCCAACACCTGGGCCGCTGGCCTGCGCCGCGTCCTCCTCGGGGCCGCGATGTCCGGTCTCGACCACCGCCAGGTCGGTGGCGCCCTGCCGGTCGACGACGTCAGCGACAGCGACCTCGAGACGGCCGGCCGGTTCGCCGAGCTCATCGACCGGCTCCACACGTTCCTCGCCGCGGCCGAGGCCGCGCGCACCGTGACCGACTGGACCTCGGCGCTCGCCAGCGGCGTCCACGCGTTGACGTGGACACCTCCGTCGGAGGTATGGCAGGTGGCGCAGCTCGACCGGGAGCTCTCCCGGATCTCGGCGGGGGCTGCCGACCGCGACACCCTGCTGAGACAGTCCGACGTCCGCGCGCTGCTCCAGCAGCGCCTGCGGGGTCGGCCCACCCGGTCCAACTTCCGCACCGGCACGCTCACCGTCTGCACCATGGTGCCGATGCGGTCGGTCCCCCACCGGGTGGTGTGCCTGGTCGGGCTCGACGACGGCGTCTTCCCGCGCGCGACGACCATCGACGGCGACGACGTGCTGGCCCGTCGTCCGCGCACGGGCGAGCGCGACGCACGCTCGGAGGACCGCCAGCTGTTGCTCGACGCCATCGGGGCGGCGACCGAGACCCTGGTGATCACCTACACCGGCCGCGGCGAGCACAACGGCGCCGAACGCCCGCCGGCCGTGCCCCTCGGCGAGCTGATCGACGCCCTCGACCGCACGGCCGCCGCGCCGGTGCGCGACCACGTCGTGACCCACCACCCGCTGCAGCCCTTCGACGAGTCCAACCTGGTCCCCGGCAGGCTGCGGGGCACCACTCCCTTCACCTTCGACCGTTCGGCACTGGCCGGCGCCCGGGCCGCGCGCCGCGAACGGGTGGCCGTGCGCGAGCTCGTGCCGACGCCGCTCGCCCCACCCGTGCCGACCGCGACCGACGTCTCGCTCGCCGACCTCCACGACTTCTTCCGCCACCCGGTCCAGGGCTTCCTGCGCCGGCGGCTCCGCGTGACCAAGCCGGCCGACGCGAGTGAGGTCAAGGACTCGATCCCGATCATGCTCGACAACCTCGAGCAGTGGGCGGTGGGCGACCATCTCGCCACGGCCGTGCTCGGCGGAGCCGACGCAGGCGCCGTCTTCGAGGCGCTGCGCGTGAGCGGTCAGCTGCCCCCCGGAGCGCTCGGGCGTGCAGTGCTGGAGGACATCAAGAAGAAGGCCGGACCCCTCGTGCTCGCTGCGCGCGCCCTCCAGGTCGGTCCCGTTCGCACACTCGACCTCGACATCGACCTGGGCGACCGGCGGCTGACCGGCACCGTCGGTGACGTCTTCGGCAACAACCTGGTCGCGGTGTCGTTCTCCAACCTCGGGGCCAAGCACCGGCTGGCGGCCTGGCTCGACTCGCTGGCGCTCGCCGCGGCACACCCCGACGAGAACTGGACCGCCCACACCATCGGCAAGCACCGCTCCGGTGGTCAGATCGCGATGATCCGGCCCCTGCCCCAGCACGAGGCGCGTGACTGGCTGCGCGACCTCGTCGCGATCTACGAGGCCGGCCTGTGCGAGCCGCTGCCCCTGCCGGTCAAGACGTCGCTGGCGTGGGCAGAGGAGTTCCGGCGCGTCCAGTCCGGCACCGACGGCGACCCCGACGCCAAGGCCCGCGCCGAGTGGGAGACCCCGCGCTTCAACGACTCCGGCTTCCCCAAGGAGGACGCCGACGTCTGGCACGTCCGGGCCTTCGGCCACCACGGCGACTACGCGCTGCTGGCCGCCCCGCTGCGTCCCCACGAGACCGGCCCGGCTCCGCACCGCCTCGGCCACTACGCCTGCCGGTTGTGGTCACCGCTCATCGGCAGCGGCGACACTGCGGGCACTGAACAGATCCGGGGCATCTGA
- a CDS encoding UvrD-helicase domain-containing protein, translated as MLETFDITRDLEPGITLLEASAGTGKTWTIAALVTKHVADGSFTLDEMLVVTFTRAASQELRERCRRQLDEAVEVLADEGVREADNRLHDWLLDADAATLEDRRRRLTAALVSFDGATIATIHQFCQQVLRSLGVAGDTDADATLVEDLEDLTGEVVDDLYLARFGGDERPPWTRDQALQLARAVVGDPRAAIEPLEVLEQAPDSTPAMRVGFAREVLVEVQRRKRRLGVLSYDDLLGQLADALEATTAPARARMRARWKFVLIDEFQDTDPVQWQVFQRAFADTTTMVLIGDPKQAIYAFRGGDIVTYLEARAAADVTQTLGVNWRCDKPLLDSLQAMLEGAALGDPRIVVHPVEARHPESRLVGAGEPFRLRVVRRHELGKGPRSKPPVAVWRDHVITDTAHDIKRLIGSGATFEGRDLVPGDIAVLAARRNELEATQVALAAVGVPSVINAGGSVFHTEAATEWLTLLEALEQPHRADRVRAVALTSFFGHTAAGLDTGGDELTDDLADQVRTLTDVLTTRGVAAVLEVTVVAGLTARVLARVGASGPSPTSVTSARPCTGSASRSGSASSACSAGCASRWPTTSWRSPPSGRGVSTRTPRRCSS; from the coding sequence ATGCTGGAGACCTTCGACATCACCCGCGACCTCGAGCCGGGCATCACCCTGCTCGAGGCGAGCGCCGGGACGGGCAAGACCTGGACCATCGCAGCCCTGGTCACCAAGCACGTCGCTGACGGCAGCTTCACCCTCGACGAGATGCTGGTCGTGACCTTCACGAGAGCGGCGAGCCAGGAGCTGCGCGAACGCTGTCGTCGACAGCTCGACGAGGCGGTCGAGGTGCTCGCGGACGAGGGGGTCCGCGAGGCCGACAACCGGCTCCACGACTGGCTCCTCGACGCTGACGCGGCCACGCTCGAGGACCGTCGGCGACGGCTCACCGCGGCGCTGGTCTCCTTCGACGGCGCCACCATCGCGACCATCCACCAGTTCTGCCAGCAGGTCCTGCGGAGCCTGGGGGTGGCGGGCGACACCGACGCCGACGCCACCCTGGTCGAGGACCTCGAGGACCTGACCGGTGAGGTCGTGGACGACCTCTATCTCGCCCGCTTCGGCGGCGACGAACGGCCCCCCTGGACGCGCGACCAGGCCCTGCAGCTGGCGCGGGCCGTCGTCGGCGACCCACGCGCCGCGATCGAGCCCCTCGAGGTCCTCGAGCAGGCCCCCGACTCGACGCCCGCGATGCGGGTGGGTTTCGCCCGCGAGGTGCTCGTCGAGGTCCAGCGCCGCAAGCGCCGACTCGGCGTGCTCAGCTATGACGACCTGCTCGGCCAGCTCGCCGACGCACTCGAGGCGACGACTGCCCCAGCCCGCGCGCGCATGCGGGCCCGCTGGAAGTTCGTGCTGATCGACGAGTTCCAAGACACCGACCCCGTCCAGTGGCAGGTCTTCCAGCGCGCCTTCGCCGACACCACCACGATGGTGCTGATCGGAGACCCCAAGCAGGCCATCTATGCGTTCCGCGGCGGTGACATCGTCACCTATCTCGAGGCCCGGGCAGCCGCCGACGTCACCCAGACGCTCGGGGTCAACTGGCGCTGCGACAAGCCCCTGCTCGACTCTCTCCAGGCGATGCTGGAGGGCGCGGCCCTCGGCGACCCCCGCATCGTGGTCCACCCGGTCGAAGCACGGCACCCCGAGTCCAGGCTGGTCGGCGCGGGCGAGCCGTTCCGGCTGCGGGTCGTGCGCCGTCACGAGCTGGGGAAGGGCCCGAGGTCCAAGCCGCCCGTGGCTGTGTGGCGCGACCACGTCATCACCGACACCGCCCACGACATCAAGAGGCTCATCGGCTCCGGCGCGACCTTCGAGGGGAGAGACCTCGTCCCCGGCGACATCGCCGTCCTGGCTGCGCGCCGCAACGAGCTCGAGGCGACACAGGTCGCGCTCGCGGCGGTCGGCGTGCCGTCGGTGATCAATGCCGGCGGCTCCGTCTTCCACACCGAGGCCGCCACCGAGTGGCTGACCCTGCTCGAGGCGCTGGAGCAGCCCCACCGTGCCGACCGGGTCCGGGCCGTGGCGCTGACCTCCTTCTTCGGCCACACGGCAGCCGGGCTCGACACCGGTGGCGACGAGCTCACCGACGACCTGGCCGACCAGGTCCGCACCCTCACCGACGTCCTGACCACCCGCGGGGTCGCGGCCGTGCTCGAGGTCACCGTGGTCGCCGGCCTGACGGCTCGGGTCCTGGCCCGTGTGGGGGCGAGCGGACCCTCACCGACATCCGTCACATCGGCGAGGCCCTGCACAGGGTCAGCGTCGAGGAGCGGCTCGGCATCGTCGGCCTGCTCGGCTGGCTGCGCGAGCAGATGGCCGACGACAAGCTGGAGGTCGCCTCCGAGCGGACGCGGCGTCTCGACTCGGACGCCGCGGCGGTGCAGCTCGTGA
- a CDS encoding 3'-5' exonuclease — protein sequence MADDKLEVASERTRRLDSDAAAVQLVTIHGSKGLQYPVVYLPTLWNRYVGRDPEIPLFHDEAGRRCLDVGGPSPFHREAVARYRREDAGESLRLLYVALTRAQSQVVAWYSAAEHNTPASPLHRMLFGRRPGADVVPDEQALVAEDRLPEILGHWREAGGPSLELATLVPPDPAPLTRSTDELAVRAFTRVVDTAWRRTSYSSLSAASLAHAHDAGLAPLSEPEEVPEVEDAESLFAADAPDPAELATTAVASPMAELPVGATFGSLVHAVLEHADPAAVDFRAELLGHIHEQLVWWPVEIDPEHLADALVEVCSSPLGPLAGDRTLLEIGLPDRLRELDFELPLAGGDDVSYPVHKVRLGDLAPLLRRHLPDSDPVRTYADGLDADADLAAQPLLGYLTGSIDVVLRVDVDGAQRFVTVDYKTNWLGDLDAPLTSHDYRPAVLDEAMASSDYPLQALLYTVVLHRFLRWRLPGYDPAVHLGGVLYLYLRGMCGPDTPRDDGAPCGIFAWRPPVALVEDLSALLDGALQGASA from the coding sequence ATGGCCGACGACAAGCTGGAGGTCGCCTCCGAGCGGACGCGGCGTCTCGACTCGGACGCCGCGGCGGTGCAGCTCGTGACGATCCACGGCAGCAAGGGCCTGCAATACCCGGTCGTCTACCTCCCGACGCTGTGGAACCGCTACGTCGGCCGGGATCCCGAGATCCCGCTGTTCCACGACGAGGCCGGACGGCGTTGTCTCGACGTGGGCGGGCCGAGCCCGTTCCACCGCGAGGCCGTCGCCCGCTATCGCCGGGAGGACGCCGGCGAGTCGCTGCGCCTGCTCTACGTCGCGCTGACCCGCGCCCAGTCGCAGGTCGTTGCCTGGTATTCCGCTGCCGAGCACAACACGCCTGCCTCTCCCCTGCACCGGATGCTGTTCGGGCGCCGGCCGGGCGCCGACGTGGTGCCCGACGAGCAGGCCCTGGTCGCCGAGGACCGACTCCCCGAGATCCTCGGCCACTGGCGAGAGGCGGGCGGGCCCAGCCTCGAGCTCGCGACACTCGTGCCGCCAGACCCGGCGCCATTGACCCGCTCCACCGACGAGCTCGCGGTCCGCGCCTTCACCCGCGTGGTCGACACGGCGTGGCGCCGTACGTCCTACTCCTCATTGTCAGCGGCCTCGCTGGCGCACGCCCACGACGCCGGCCTCGCTCCGCTCTCGGAGCCGGAGGAGGTGCCGGAGGTCGAGGACGCCGAGTCCCTCTTCGCCGCCGATGCCCCTGATCCGGCGGAGCTGGCAACGACCGCCGTCGCCTCACCGATGGCCGAGCTGCCGGTCGGAGCCACGTTCGGCTCGCTGGTCCACGCCGTGCTGGAGCACGCCGACCCGGCGGCCGTCGACTTCCGTGCCGAGCTCCTCGGCCACATCCACGAGCAGCTCGTGTGGTGGCCCGTCGAGATCGACCCCGAGCACCTCGCCGACGCGCTCGTCGAGGTGTGCTCGAGCCCGCTGGGACCGCTGGCCGGCGATCGCACCCTGCTGGAGATCGGCCTGCCCGACCGCCTGCGCGAGCTCGACTTCGAGCTGCCACTGGCGGGTGGGGACGACGTGTCCTACCCCGTCCACAAGGTCAGGCTCGGCGACCTCGCGCCCCTGCTCCGGCGACACCTGCCCGACTCGGACCCGGTCCGGACCTATGCAGACGGCCTGGACGCCGACGCCGACCTGGCCGCCCAGCCACTCCTCGGCTATCTCACCGGTTCGATCGACGTCGTGCTTCGGGTCGACGTCGACGGAGCCCAGCGCTTCGTCACGGTCGACTACAAGACCAACTGGCTCGGCGACCTCGACGCTCCGCTGACCTCCCACGACTACCGTCCAGCGGTGCTCGACGAGGCGATGGCCAGCTCCGACTACCCGCTGCAGGCGCTCCTCTACACCGTCGTGCTCCACCGGTTCCTGCGGTGGCGGCTGCCCGGATATGACCCTGCGGTCCACCTCGGTGGGGTCCTCTACCTCTACCTCCGTGGGATGTGCGGACCGGACACGCCGCGCGACGACGGCGCTCCCTGCGGCATCTTCGCCTGGCGTCCGCCTGTCGCGCTGGTCGAGGACCTCTCGGCCCTGCTCGACGGAGCGCTGCAGGGGGCGTCCGCATGA
- the recD gene encoding exodeoxyribonuclease V subunit alpha → MSDLFEPTDAHDRDLALRAPAPLDAFNAAGVITAADIHVATTVGRLGGESDPDVLLAVALAVRAVRHGSVCLELAHVATLLDDLGLPWPAADQWGAAIERSPLVGLGVLHWEHGLLYLDRYHEQETQVLDDLAARASTRPGLDAELLAASLARVFPDEGYAEQRDACAHAAGAWTSVITGGPGTGKTTAVAGLLVALHEQAQARGEHLRIALAAPTGKAAARLEQAVRDRAAEFSDADRARLADVSAMTLHRLLRQHPGNRTRFRHHRGNRLPHDLVVVDETSMVSLTMMARLLEAVRPDARLVFVGDPDQLSSVDAGAVLTDLVRGYESRPDSPVAALATTRRFGAEIAALADALRVGNADAAIEVLRAGGQAIEWVTDTDPASAIRATALPAALAVRDAASAGDGVKALAALDRHRLLCAHRDGPFGVRHWNRRIEQWLTAETGDPLHEAAYLGRPILVTANDYALRVFNGDTGVILDTPAGRRVAVSTGSDPLILAPSRLGDVETMHAMTIHKSQGSQADVVTVLLPDQESRLLTRELFYTAVTRARSKVRIIGPEVAVRAAIERQAQRASGLRARLATHR, encoded by the coding sequence ATGAGCGACCTCTTCGAACCCACCGACGCGCACGACCGTGACCTGGCCCTGCGCGCTCCGGCACCGCTCGACGCCTTCAACGCCGCCGGCGTCATCACCGCGGCCGACATCCACGTCGCCACCACGGTCGGGCGCCTGGGCGGCGAGAGCGACCCGGACGTGTTGCTCGCGGTCGCGCTGGCGGTGCGCGCCGTACGCCACGGATCGGTGTGCCTGGAGCTGGCCCACGTCGCCACCCTGCTCGACGACCTGGGCCTGCCCTGGCCCGCCGCCGACCAGTGGGGAGCCGCGATCGAGCGCAGTCCGCTGGTGGGCCTGGGAGTGCTGCACTGGGAGCACGGCCTGCTCTATCTCGACCGCTACCACGAGCAGGAGACCCAGGTGCTCGACGACCTGGCTGCGCGGGCAAGCACCAGGCCGGGCCTCGACGCGGAGCTGCTCGCGGCCTCCCTGGCGCGGGTGTTCCCCGACGAGGGATATGCCGAGCAGCGCGACGCGTGTGCCCACGCGGCAGGTGCGTGGACCAGCGTCATCACCGGTGGTCCCGGCACCGGCAAGACCACGGCCGTCGCGGGCCTCCTCGTCGCGCTGCACGAGCAGGCGCAGGCCCGCGGCGAGCACCTCCGCATCGCCCTGGCTGCTCCGACCGGCAAGGCCGCGGCCCGGCTGGAGCAGGCGGTGCGCGACCGGGCCGCAGAGTTCAGCGACGCCGACCGCGCCCGGCTGGCCGACGTCAGCGCGATGACGCTGCACCGCCTGCTGCGCCAGCACCCCGGCAACCGCACCCGCTTCCGCCACCACCGCGGCAACCGGCTGCCCCACGACCTCGTCGTGGTCGACGAGACGTCGATGGTCTCGCTGACGATGATGGCCAGGCTCCTGGAGGCGGTGCGTCCCGACGCCCGACTCGTCTTCGTGGGCGACCCCGACCAGCTCTCGTCGGTCGACGCCGGTGCGGTGCTGACAGACCTGGTGCGCGGCTATGAGTCCCGGCCGGACTCCCCCGTCGCAGCCCTGGCCACCACCCGCCGCTTCGGGGCGGAGATCGCCGCCCTCGCCGACGCGCTGCGCGTCGGCAACGCCGACGCGGCCATCGAGGTCCTGCGAGCCGGCGGGCAGGCGATCGAGTGGGTCACCGACACCGACCCTGCCTCAGCGATCCGGGCCACCGCCCTGCCGGCGGCGCTGGCCGTGCGCGACGCAGCCTCGGCCGGTGACGGCGTCAAGGCACTGGCCGCGCTCGACCGGCACCGCCTCCTCTGCGCCCACCGCGACGGACCCTTCGGCGTGCGTCACTGGAACCGCCGTATCGAGCAGTGGCTCACCGCCGAGACCGGTGACCCGCTCCACGAGGCGGCCTATCTCGGCCGTCCGATCCTGGTCACGGCCAACGACTATGCGCTGCGCGTCTTCAACGGCGACACCGGCGTCATCCTCGACACCCCGGCGGGACGGCGGGTCGCGGTCTCGACCGGCAGCGACCCGCTCATCCTCGCTCCGTCACGGCTGGGCGACGTGGAGACGATGCACGCGATGACGATCCACAAGAGCCAGGGCAGCCAGGCCGACGTGGTCACGGTGCTTCTTCCCGACCAGGAGTCCCGGCTGCTGACGCGCGAGCTGTTCTACACCGCCGTCACCCGGGCGCGGTCCAAGGTCCGCATCATCGGGCCAGAGGTTGCCGTGCGGGCGGCGATCGAACGCCAGGCCCAGCGCGCCAGCGGGCTGCGGGCGCGGCTGGCCACCCACCGCTAG